From one Streptococcus pneumoniae genomic stretch:
- a CDS encoding cobyric acid synthase — protein sequence MVKSIMVQGTASDAGKSIIVAGLCRIFKQDGLKVVPFKSQNMALNSFITKKGDEMGRAQVVQAEAAGVDPDVRMNPVLLKPTSDRKSQVVFMGNVLCDMDAVEYHEFKQQLLPKIKEVYEELGSENDVIVLEGAGSPAEINLNSHDIVNMGMASLVDAPVILVADIDKGGVFASIYGTIELMPKEDRARVKGVVINKFRGDVALLQSGIDMIEELTQIPVLGVVPYASLDIDSEDSVALVQKSRRFDTKKELDVAIIGLKRMSNFTDFHSLEIQPDVSVRYVMPGDAIGLPDLLILPGSKNTIEDMDYLRESGLEREILHCLEQGVHIFGICGGYQLLGKKMSDPLHVESSIEEIAGLGLLDAETTFKAVKRTTQVKANHEGHELEGYEIHMGETTIAEGVQPFSTIIVQNGEDTERSDGAIGHNGQVQGTYLHGVFDNLDWTRQYLNSIREAKGLSPIQDKVVTLQEFKDKEYDKLADILRQSLDMDAIYRIVNKEE from the coding sequence ATGGTAAAATCAATCATGGTGCAGGGAACTGCCTCAGATGCTGGAAAAAGCATTATCGTAGCAGGTCTTTGCCGAATCTTTAAACAAGACGGTCTAAAGGTTGTACCGTTTAAGTCACAAAATATGGCACTGAACTCCTTTATCACTAAAAAAGGAGATGAAATGGGGCGGGCACAGGTCGTGCAGGCTGAAGCTGCTGGCGTGGATCCAGATGTGCGGATGAATCCTGTCCTTTTGAAACCTACGTCTGATCGAAAATCACAAGTTGTCTTTATGGGCAATGTCCTGTGTGATATGGATGCTGTGGAATACCACGAATTCAAGCAGCAATTACTTCCAAAAATCAAGGAAGTCTATGAAGAATTAGGCTCTGAAAATGACGTCATTGTCTTAGAAGGCGCAGGAAGTCCAGCAGAAATCAATCTCAATAGCCATGATATTGTCAATATGGGGATGGCGAGCTTAGTGGATGCGCCAGTGATTCTAGTTGCTGATATTGACAAGGGCGGTGTTTTTGCTTCGATTTATGGCACGATTGAGCTAATGCCTAAGGAAGATCGGGCGCGTGTCAAAGGTGTTGTGATCAATAAATTCCGTGGTGATGTGGCATTGCTCCAATCAGGGATTGATATGATTGAAGAGCTAACTCAGATTCCTGTGCTTGGGGTGGTACCGTATGCGAGTCTTGATATTGATAGCGAAGATAGTGTCGCCTTGGTGCAAAAAAGCCGTCGTTTCGATACGAAAAAGGAATTGGATGTGGCGATTATCGGGCTCAAACGCATGTCAAACTTCACAGATTTTCACAGCCTAGAAATCCAGCCGGATGTATCTGTTCGCTATGTCATGCCAGGAGATGCTATTGGTCTTCCTGATTTGCTGATTTTACCAGGTAGTAAAAATACGATTGAAGATATGGATTATCTGCGTGAGTCTGGTTTGGAGCGAGAAATTCTCCATTGCTTGGAGCAGGGGGTGCATATCTTTGGCATTTGCGGCGGTTACCAACTTTTGGGTAAGAAGATGTCCGATCCCTTGCATGTCGAGTCAAGCATTGAAGAAATTGCAGGTTTGGGCTTACTTGATGCAGAAACGACCTTTAAGGCTGTCAAACGTACGACCCAAGTCAAAGCAAACCATGAAGGGCATGAGTTAGAAGGCTACGAGATTCACATGGGAGAAACCACGATTGCAGAGGGCGTTCAGCCATTTTCGACCATCATTGTTCAAAATGGTGAGGATACAGAGCGTTCAGATGGCGCGATTGGACATAACGGTCAAGTACAAGGCACTTATCTGCATGGTGTCTTTGACAACCTTGATTGGACGAGACAGTATCTAAACAGTATTCGAGAGGCAAAAGGACTTTCGCCTATTCAGGATAAGGTAGTGACCTTACAAGAATTTAAAGATAAAGAATACGATAAGCTAGCCGATATTTTGCGCCAATCCTTAGATATGGACGCCATTTATCGCATTGTCAATAAAGAAGAGTAA
- a CDS encoding sirohydrochlorin cobaltochelatase: protein MTKAILVVSFGTTYPETRKKTIEACEEAIQAAFPDFTVHRAFTSNVVIRRIKKNEGLDIPTVAEVLEELYEAGIQEVYIQPLHVILGGEYEKIVRQASHFTEKFSSLRIAKPLLTSEEDYEAVKAILLEKYGHFGPDAATVLMGHGSQHYAFTAYAAMDHMLKGTSVRIGCVESYPPVSLIEEELRKEEVKTIHLAPFMLVAGDHATNDMTSDEEDSWNTYFSSRGYEVHTHLVGLGEYPDIQALYIKHLKTIIE from the coding sequence ATGACAAAAGCCATTTTAGTCGTCAGCTTTGGAACGACCTATCCTGAGACTCGGAAAAAAACGATTGAAGCCTGTGAAGAGGCTATTCAAGCAGCTTTTCCAGATTTTACCGTTCATCGTGCCTTCACCTCAAACGTGGTCATTCGACGGATTAAGAAGAACGAAGGCTTAGACATTCCAACGGTGGCAGAAGTCTTGGAGGAGCTTTACGAAGCAGGTATTCAAGAAGTCTATATCCAACCACTTCATGTGATTTTGGGTGGAGAGTATGAAAAGATTGTAAGACAAGCAAGCCATTTTACTGAAAAATTCTCAAGTCTTCGCATTGCCAAGCCTCTTTTAACCAGTGAAGAAGATTACGAGGCAGTAAAAGCTATTTTGCTAGAAAAGTACGGTCATTTCGGACCAGATGCAGCAACAGTCCTCATGGGGCACGGCAGTCAACACTATGCTTTTACGGCGTATGCAGCGATGGATCACATGCTAAAAGGCACTTCCGTTCGCATTGGCTGTGTGGAGAGTTATCCGCCAGTTTCTCTTATTGAAGAGGAATTGCGGAAAGAAGAGGTCAAAACCATTCATCTCGCACCTTTTATGCTGGTAGCGGGAGACCATGCGACCAATGACATGACCTCAGATGAGGAAGATTCGTGGAATACCTACTTTAGCTCACGAGGCTACGAGGTCCATACGCATTTAGTCGGCTTGGGAGAATATCCAGACATTCAAGCGCTGTATATCAAGCATTTGAAAACCATTATAGAATAG
- a CDS encoding ATP-binding cassette domain-containing protein, with amino-acid sequence MLQLKEISFSYDRKCPTLEHISMSFQEGKITGILGANGSGKSTTMKIITGLLTPQAGEVLYQGSPVSMTKKALYQYRQDVNMVFQNPEQQLFYTIVKDDIGLALENLDYTPSEIDERVSQALEMMDIEHLADKPIQYLSYGQKKRVAIAGMLALQPKYLLLDEPTAGLDPKGRRKMAESMKKLVASGTNIILTSHDMDLMYDCCDYSYLLHKGKLLAEGDKFQLFQEVELLEQAGLEAPWIVKLHQAIKAPLALDEMDFFKQLKGDARW; translated from the coding sequence ATGTTACAATTAAAAGAGATTTCTTTTTCATACGACCGTAAGTGTCCTACGTTGGAGCATATCTCCATGAGCTTTCAAGAAGGAAAAATCACGGGGATTTTAGGAGCAAATGGCTCTGGCAAATCAACCACGATGAAAATCATCACAGGGCTACTCACACCACAAGCTGGAGAAGTCCTCTACCAAGGCTCGCCAGTTTCCATGACTAAAAAGGCGCTTTACCAGTACCGTCAAGATGTCAACATGGTCTTTCAAAATCCTGAGCAACAACTCTTTTATACCATTGTCAAGGACGATATCGGTCTTGCCTTGGAAAACTTGGATTACACACCTAGTGAGATAGATGAGCGTGTGTCACAGGCTTTAGAGATGATGGATATCGAGCATTTAGCGGATAAACCGATTCAATATCTGAGCTATGGGCAAAAGAAACGGGTCGCCATCGCTGGTATGCTTGCCTTGCAACCCAAATACCTGCTTTTAGATGAGCCGACTGCAGGTCTTGATCCCAAGGGACGTAGGAAAATGGCAGAATCCATGAAAAAATTAGTCGCTTCTGGAACCAATATCATCTTGACCAGCCACGATATGGACTTGATGTATGATTGCTGTGATTATTCTTACTTGCTTCATAAGGGAAAATTGCTAGCAGAAGGCGATAAATTTCAGTTATTTCAAGAAGTGGAATTGCTGGAGCAAGCTGGCTTAGAAGCTCCGTGGATTGTCAAACTTCATCAAGCTATCAAAGCGCCTTTGGCTCTTGATGAAATGGATTTTTTTAAACAATTGAAAGGGGATGCGAGATGGTAA
- a CDS encoding energy-coupling factor ABC transporter substrate-binding protein, with amino-acid sequence MKSHKNLLLLLAAVAVILSAFFFAPKGVEYSGTDDAAETAITSIQEDYEPWFSPIFEPAGSEVESLLFTLQGSIGAGIIFYVIGYNKGKKELKH; translated from the coding sequence ATGAAATCTCATAAAAATTTACTCTTGCTTTTAGCAGCAGTTGCCGTTATTTTGTCAGCCTTCTTCTTTGCCCCAAAAGGGGTGGAATATAGTGGAACCGATGATGCAGCAGAGACTGCGATTACATCTATTCAAGAAGATTATGAACCGTGGTTTTCTCCAATCTTTGAACCAGCTGGCTCAGAAGTGGAGAGTCTCTTGTTCACCCTCCAAGGAAGCATTGGAGCAGGAATCATTTTTTACGTCATCGGCTATAACAAAGGAAAAAAAGAATTGAAGCATTAA
- the cobA gene encoding uroporphyrinogen-III C-methyltransferase: MTGLVTLLGAGPGDYELLTLKGLRKLKEADVLVFDRLVNKELLQAVKADCEKIDVGKQPGMPCVRQEEIETILINKAKEGKRVVRLKSGDPYVFGRGGEEATALVKAGVAFEVVPGITSAIAGLTYAGVPMTYRDVATSFHVFTGHLKDETESLNWEAISQLKGTLVFLMGMKNLTTITHELATRGFDKDTPVAIVEWGTHPQQRSIDGTLETIVGLVEEHQFKAPSIIVVGDVVAFRKELNFHEQLPLFGRKVLIQDSPTGKLPRLLKDAGATLVTFPARNQVEKLPLDLPDMAQVDGLLVADIQSWPLFLSNLREHGIDVRELASIKIAAIGMHTAKGLEQTGIFLHQKGTQISDEQLVAAMKEESGNWYVLAPSHKKDELASYYDFPILETHQVGFDSPVSLQGLEGVEAICLPNSVAAMNFVALSKELDQDWGATPIIVMGASTREVLENAGFTAIIETDEATIASICDKCQAVLG; the protein is encoded by the coding sequence ATGACTGGTTTAGTAACATTATTAGGAGCAGGTCCGGGCGATTATGAATTGCTGACCCTAAAAGGACTCCGAAAACTTAAGGAAGCAGATGTCCTTGTCTTTGACCGCTTGGTCAATAAAGAGCTACTTCAAGCTGTAAAGGCAGACTGCGAAAAGATTGATGTCGGCAAACAGCCTGGCATGCCTTGCGTTCGGCAAGAAGAAATCGAAACGATTTTGATCAACAAAGCAAAAGAAGGTAAGCGCGTGGTGCGATTGAAGAGCGGTGATCCTTATGTTTTTGGTCGAGGTGGTGAAGAAGCGACAGCCTTGGTCAAGGCAGGCGTTGCCTTTGAAGTCGTCCCTGGCATTACCTCAGCCATCGCTGGCTTGACCTATGCTGGTGTACCTATGACGTATCGTGATGTAGCAACAAGCTTCCATGTCTTTACAGGTCATCTAAAGGACGAAACAGAATCCTTGAACTGGGAAGCAATCTCACAGCTCAAGGGAACCTTGGTCTTTTTGATGGGGATGAAAAATCTAACCACCATTACACATGAGCTAGCAACACGCGGATTTGACAAAGATACACCTGTGGCTATCGTGGAATGGGGAACTCATCCGCAGCAACGCTCGATTGACGGTACTTTGGAGACAATCGTAGGCTTGGTTGAAGAACACCAGTTTAAAGCCCCAAGCATTATCGTGGTAGGAGATGTAGTAGCTTTTCGTAAAGAACTAAACTTCCATGAACAACTACCTTTGTTTGGTCGCAAGGTCTTGATTCAAGATTCTCCAACAGGAAAATTGCCACGCTTGCTGAAGGATGCTGGCGCCACTCTTGTGACTTTCCCTGCCCGCAATCAAGTGGAGAAATTACCACTAGACTTGCCAGATATGGCGCAAGTGGATGGGCTTTTAGTAGCAGATATACAGAGCTGGCCACTCTTTCTATCAAACCTTCGTGAGCACGGCATTGACGTGCGAGAGCTTGCTTCTATCAAGATTGCAGCGATTGGTATGCACACAGCAAAAGGCTTGGAACAAACGGGTATCTTCCTGCATCAAAAAGGCACTCAAATCTCTGATGAACAGTTGGTTGCAGCGATGAAAGAAGAGTCTGGAAATTGGTACGTTCTAGCTCCAAGCCATAAGAAAGACGAGCTTGCAAGCTACTATGACTTCCCAATCTTAGAAACCCATCAAGTTGGTTTTGATAGTCCAGTATCTTTACAAGGTTTAGAAGGCGTTGAAGCAATCTGTTTACCAAACTCTGTCGCAGCCATGAACTTTGTCGCTTTGAGCAAGGAATTAGACCAAGACTGGGGAGCAACCCCAATCATTGTCATGGGAGCAAGCACGCGCGAAGTGCTTGAAAATGCTGGCTTTACAGCGATTATCGAAACAGATGAGGCGACCATTGCTTCTATTTGTGACAAATGCCAAGCTGTTTTAGGGTAA
- a CDS encoding cobalt-factor II C(20)-methyltransferase produces the protein MAKFYGIGIGPGDSELVTVKASRLLNDLDIIYTPEAKKRTKSLALSIADPYLNEHLEIKQRHFPMIASLEEKKEQWEAISKEIIEDVKAGKNVGFITLGDPMVYSTYSYLLDILKDEIETQTIPGITSFTSMASELGQPLTMDEESFAVVPATTDVKTMDAALTLHDTVVLMKVANHLDVVLPLLHKHQLVNNTFLVSHASSDKQIIMRGVADLDVESKLSYFTTMIVKKNIL, from the coding sequence ATGGCAAAATTTTATGGAATCGGAATTGGTCCGGGAGATAGCGAATTGGTGACGGTCAAAGCCAGCCGTCTCCTCAATGATTTAGACATCATCTATACACCGGAGGCAAAAAAACGCACCAAGAGTTTGGCACTGTCTATTGCAGATCCTTATCTCAATGAGCATTTGGAGATTAAGCAGCGGCATTTTCCTATGATTGCCTCGCTAGAGGAGAAAAAAGAGCAGTGGGAAGCCATCTCAAAAGAGATTATCGAGGATGTAAAAGCTGGTAAAAATGTAGGGTTCATCACCTTAGGAGATCCAATGGTATATAGTACATACAGCTATTTATTGGATATTTTAAAAGATGAGATTGAAACACAAACCATTCCAGGAATTACTTCTTTTACTAGTATGGCATCTGAACTTGGTCAGCCCTTGACCATGGATGAGGAATCTTTTGCGGTCGTTCCTGCGACGACAGATGTGAAAACCATGGATGCTGCTCTTACACTCCATGATACGGTCGTCTTGATGAAGGTCGCCAATCACCTAGATGTCGTTTTGCCTTTGCTTCACAAGCACCAATTAGTCAACAATACTTTCTTAGTCAGTCATGCTTCTTCTGACAAGCAAATCATCATGCGAGGAGTAGCAGACCTTGATGTCGAAAGCAAACTCAGCTATTTTACAACTATGATTGTCAAAAAGAACATCTTGTAA
- the hemA gene encoding glutamyl-tRNA reductase — translation MYLLYVGLTHKETPLSVLEKLHFSDEHIEESLKRLYREKSVLEDVIVSTCNRTELYLVVDQLHTGRYYAKHFLADCFGVRAEDIEPYLVFKEADEVLHHLFRVSIGLESKILGETQILGQLKQAFQTAKEAGTTGIILNEVSRQVLTFAKRMHEEYRINARPISISLTAMQQLDRLDFDYEHKSIAVIGLGEIGQLVTKYVLQKPFSSIFLLNRTVEKAQPFLEDERVSAHGWEELEEVAKKADVIFSAVKTGEYILFPSMLKQGVIAFDLCLPRTIHPSSDIELYTIENLTNQLEIYRAEREDIAAKIAKEVEVELLKFDEWKKQLGIVPLIRELRERALEAQASSLESLKRKLPNMTAREEKQISKHMKSVVNQILKEPILQLKEMSIGENSHYDIALICKIFGLQQGKKGMEDDHD, via the coding sequence ATGTATTTATTGTATGTGGGATTGACCCATAAGGAAACCCCTTTGTCTGTGCTTGAAAAACTGCATTTTTCAGACGAGCATATCGAAGAGTCCTTAAAGCGTCTTTACCGAGAGAAAAGTGTCTTAGAAGATGTCATTGTTTCAACCTGTAATCGGACAGAGCTCTACTTGGTGGTCGATCAATTACACACAGGGCGCTATTATGCCAAGCACTTTTTGGCAGATTGCTTTGGAGTAAGAGCAGAAGACATTGAGCCGTATTTGGTATTTAAAGAAGCTGATGAGGTCTTGCATCATCTCTTTCGGGTCTCCATTGGACTAGAGTCTAAGATTTTAGGAGAAACTCAGATTTTAGGGCAACTTAAGCAAGCCTTTCAAACGGCAAAAGAGGCAGGAACGACTGGGATTATTTTAAATGAAGTGTCTCGTCAAGTGTTGACCTTTGCAAAGCGGATGCATGAAGAATACCGCATTAACGCGCGTCCAATTTCCATTAGCTTAACAGCTATGCAGCAGCTTGATCGGCTTGATTTTGACTATGAGCATAAAAGCATTGCCGTTATCGGCTTGGGAGAAATCGGACAATTAGTGACCAAATACGTCTTACAAAAGCCCTTCTCCTCCATCTTCCTTCTCAATCGAACAGTGGAAAAAGCACAGCCATTTTTAGAAGATGAGCGTGTGTCTGCCCATGGCTGGGAAGAGTTGGAAGAAGTCGCAAAGAAAGCGGACGTCATCTTTTCAGCTGTCAAAACAGGGGAGTATATCTTATTTCCCTCTATGCTAAAACAAGGTGTCATTGCATTTGACCTCTGCTTACCACGGACTATTCACCCAAGTAGTGATATAGAGCTCTACACCATTGAAAACTTGACCAATCAATTAGAAATTTACCGAGCAGAGCGAGAAGATATTGCTGCGAAAATCGCAAAAGAAGTCGAAGTTGAACTCCTTAAATTTGACGAATGGAAAAAGCAATTAGGGATTGTTCCCTTGATTCGTGAGTTGAGAGAGCGTGCCTTAGAAGCACAGGCTAGCTCGCTAGAGAGTTTAAAGCGAAAATTGCCTAACATGACTGCTCGGGAAGAAAAGCAGATTTCTAAGCACATGAAAAGTGTTGTCAATCAGATTTTAAAAGAGCCGATTCTCCAACTCAAAGAGATGTCTATTGGAGAGAATTCTCATTATGACATTGCCTTGATTTGTAAGATTTTCGGTCTCCAGCAAGGAAAGAAAGGAATGGAAGATGACCACGATTAA
- a CDS encoding energy-coupling factor ABC transporter permease gives MHIMEGYLPPIWCLIWFALFLPFFIMGVLNIKRIVAKNPNSKTMLALSGAFIFILSALKIPSVTGSSSHPTGVGIGTAMFGPFVVSVLGTICLLFQALLLAHGGLTTLGANAFSMAVVGPFVGYFVYKLALSMKVSRRVALFLCAVVADLATYATTSIQLGLVFPDPSAGFIGSALKFMGVFLTTQVPIAIVEGLLTVILFNLISDTIKEKEGLFA, from the coding sequence ATGCACATCATGGAAGGGTATCTCCCTCCTATCTGGTGTTTGATTTGGTTTGCCCTCTTTCTTCCTTTCTTTATCATGGGGGTCTTAAATATTAAGAGAATTGTGGCTAAAAATCCCAATTCAAAAACCATGCTAGCTCTCTCAGGTGCCTTTATCTTTATCCTATCAGCCTTGAAAATTCCATCTGTGACAGGTTCTAGCTCTCACCCAACAGGTGTCGGAATTGGAACAGCCATGTTTGGACCGTTTGTGGTCAGTGTTTTAGGAACCATCTGTCTGCTCTTCCAAGCTTTGCTCCTTGCACATGGTGGTTTGACAACTCTTGGTGCCAATGCCTTTTCAATGGCAGTTGTGGGACCATTTGTCGGTTATTTCGTCTATAAGCTAGCACTTTCTATGAAAGTATCTCGTCGTGTGGCTCTCTTTCTCTGTGCGGTTGTTGCGGATCTTGCGACCTATGCGACAACCTCTATCCAGCTTGGACTTGTCTTTCCAGATCCGTCCGCAGGATTTATCGGCTCAGCTTTGAAATTCATGGGTGTCTTTTTAACCACACAAGTACCGATTGCAATCGTAGAGGGCTTGCTTACAGTGATTCTCTTTAACCTCATCTCTGATACTATTAAAGAAAAGGAAGGACTATTCGCATGA
- the hemC gene encoding hydroxymethylbilane synthase — translation MTTIKVGTRKSKLAQTQTKQVLALIQKQHPEVVFELVPYQTKGDRLSTVSLQEIGGKGVFVKEIERALLAKEIDIAIHSLKDMPALLVEGCQLGAIPVREDVRDCLIFHQENQSLATLPKGARVGTSSLRRKVQLLKIRPDLTICELRGNIDTRIQKVQDGEYDAIVLAMAGLSRMGWLDKDELNIEPLSLETCLPAISQGALAIECRKGDEKLLEILQSIHDEKTAACVTIEREVLALMNADCTFPIAAYAQKPETDYQLDAMLATKEGKCLYASVVGDDPTNLAKEVVEKLAAQGAWGIS, via the coding sequence ATGACCACGATTAAAGTTGGAACGAGAAAAAGTAAATTAGCTCAGACCCAGACCAAACAAGTCCTCGCTCTGATTCAAAAACAACACCCCGAAGTCGTGTTTGAATTGGTCCCTTATCAGACAAAAGGAGATAGACTGAGCACAGTTAGCTTGCAAGAAATCGGTGGTAAGGGAGTTTTTGTCAAGGAAATTGAGCGGGCACTTCTTGCAAAAGAGATTGATATCGCCATTCATAGTTTAAAAGATATGCCAGCACTTTTGGTTGAAGGCTGTCAGCTAGGGGCTATTCCTGTTCGCGAAGATGTTCGTGATTGCTTGATTTTTCATCAAGAGAATCAAAGTTTGGCAACTCTCCCCAAAGGTGCTCGTGTAGGAACTAGCAGTCTGCGCCGCAAGGTTCAGTTATTGAAAATCCGCCCAGATTTGACCATTTGTGAACTTCGTGGCAATATTGATACACGGATTCAAAAGGTTCAAGATGGAGAGTACGATGCGATTGTCCTTGCGATGGCAGGCTTGTCTCGCATGGGGTGGTTAGATAAAGACGAATTAAACATTGAACCGCTAAGCTTAGAGACTTGTTTACCAGCTATTTCCCAAGGCGCTTTAGCCATTGAATGCCGAAAAGGGGATGAGAAACTATTAGAGATTTTACAGAGTATCCATGATGAGAAAACAGCTGCCTGCGTGACGATTGAGCGAGAAGTCCTTGCTTTGATGAATGCGGACTGTACCTTCCCGATTGCCGCCTATGCCCAAAAGCCCGAAACTGACTATCAGTTAGATGCCATGCTTGCGACAAAAGAAGGAAAATGTCTTTACGCTAGCGTGGTTGGAGATGATCCTACAAATCTTGCTAAAGAAGTTGTTGAAAAACTAGCCGCCCAAGGAGCATGGGGAATCTCATGA
- a CDS encoding CbiQ family ECF transporter T component, with the protein MFVIDKYAYQNRWKDIKADYKFLFYIVLLIISFSGIVPLQVFLLVSVIPLTCYVARMSLGAYLKWYIHASIFILISLLTFVITYHKDSASFLIAIPFLNGYLGINGQSLEEASFILLRIYCSLVATYFFALTVPFIQMVQLFKKIHVPLFLLEIVVLMYRFIFLVMYEFLTIRDTLDLKFAFYKKRKNYKAWGMLAHTLFTKLLDDNERLNEVLTLKFDGYQRE; encoded by the coding sequence ATGTTTGTAATTGATAAATATGCCTACCAAAATCGGTGGAAGGACATAAAAGCAGACTATAAATTTCTCTTTTATATCGTTCTCCTCATCATTAGCTTTTCAGGAATTGTCCCCTTGCAAGTTTTCTTACTTGTTAGTGTGATTCCCTTGACTTGCTATGTGGCACGGATGTCCTTGGGAGCTTATCTCAAGTGGTATATCCATGCAAGTATTTTTATCCTTATCAGTTTATTGACCTTCGTCATTACCTATCACAAAGACAGTGCTTCATTTCTAATAGCTATTCCTTTTTTGAACGGATACTTAGGAATCAATGGGCAAAGTTTAGAAGAGGCTTCTTTTATCTTGCTTAGAATCTATTGTTCCTTAGTAGCTACCTACTTTTTTGCACTTACTGTACCATTTATTCAAATGGTTCAATTATTTAAGAAAATCCATGTCCCTCTGTTTCTTTTGGAAATTGTTGTGCTCATGTATCGCTTTATTTTCCTTGTCATGTATGAATTTCTGACGATTCGTGATACCTTGGATTTGAAATTTGCCTTTTACAAAAAACGAAAAAATTACAAGGCTTGGGGCATGCTAGCTCACACCTTGTTTACCAAGTTATTGGATGATAATGAGCGGCTAAATGAGGTATTGACCCTCAAATTTGACGGTTATCAGAGAGAATGA
- a CDS encoding bifunctional precorrin-2 dehydrogenase/sirohydrochlorin ferrochelatase translates to MYPVMINIEDKPVVVIGGGLVASRKIKTLLAAGARVTVISPTLHENIDVASIHWVNRSYQTGDLDGAKLVFACTDVELVNRQVMNDAHPSQLVNNTGDKHFSDFYNVAIARAKDFSVMISTNGLSPARSKEIRKKLETILEDL, encoded by the coding sequence ATGTATCCAGTCATGATTAACATAGAAGACAAGCCAGTGGTGGTTATCGGCGGCGGTCTTGTGGCGTCAAGAAAGATTAAAACCTTGCTAGCTGCAGGGGCTAGAGTAACCGTTATTAGCCCAACCTTACATGAGAATATTGATGTTGCTTCTATTCATTGGGTGAATCGTTCCTATCAAACAGGGGATTTAGACGGTGCCAAGCTGGTTTTTGCCTGTACAGATGTTGAATTGGTTAATCGGCAAGTCATGAACGATGCTCATCCGAGCCAGCTCGTCAATAATACCGGTGATAAGCATTTTTCGGATTTCTACAATGTTGCTATCGCGCGTGCCAAAGATTTTTCTGTCATGATTTCAACCAATGGCTTATCGCCTGCACGATCCAAAGAAATTCGAAAAAAATTAGAAACCATCTTGGAAGATTTATAA
- a CDS encoding cob(I)yrinic acid a,c-diamide adenosyltransferase, whose amino-acid sequence MKIYTKYGDTGYTRLYGGDRVSKTHVRVEAYGTMDEVCSLLGRIVSEMAEIEALDDLRLECEEIQQQLFDCGSDLAAPRELRPYKQTEKDVSWLEEKLDAYMDIPPKLEYFIIPGGHKIASSFHMARTMTRRLERKMVAVIEADEAVNPVGLTYINRLSDYFFVLARLVNDRLGVPDTVYKRSRKIFRSKK is encoded by the coding sequence ATGAAGATTTATACAAAGTATGGAGATACAGGCTACACGCGCTTGTATGGTGGCGATCGGGTATCAAAAACCCACGTTCGAGTGGAAGCCTATGGAACTATGGATGAAGTTTGTTCTCTTTTGGGACGGATTGTGTCTGAAATGGCAGAGATTGAAGCTTTAGATGATTTGCGCTTAGAATGTGAAGAAATCCAGCAGCAGCTATTTGACTGTGGAAGTGACTTGGCAGCACCTCGAGAATTGCGTCCTTATAAGCAAACGGAAAAAGATGTAAGCTGGCTGGAAGAAAAGCTTGATGCTTACATGGACATTCCACCAAAACTAGAATATTTCATCATTCCAGGTGGGCACAAGATTGCTAGTTCCTTTCATATGGCACGAACCATGACCAGACGCCTTGAGCGCAAGATGGTCGCTGTGATTGAAGCGGATGAGGCAGTCAATCCAGTTGGTTTAACATACATCAATCGCCTATCGGATTATTTCTTTGTTCTTGCACGCTTGGTCAATGATCGTCTCGGTGTGCCAGATACCGTTTATAAACGCAGTAGAAAGATCTTTCGCAGTAAAAAATAG